AAAATTGTCATTACAAAGAGTACAACAGGTGATGAAACAGCATGGACTCTTTCCAAAGATGATAAAGACGAAGCTGATAAGATCATCGATATCGAAAACAGCACAGGTTCTCTTCTTCCATCAACTGGTGGTAAAGGTGCAATCGCATTTGGTATTATCGCTGCAATCCTTGTATTTGGTGTAGTAGTAAGCTTTATCCGTGATAAAAGAAAAGTAGCATAATGTTAAGAATAATGGGCAAGAAACATAAGACAGAATAAATGGAATCTGCGGGTATCCTTTTGGATAGCCGCAGTTCCGATATAACGATAGGGAGAATGCAATGAAAAGTAAGAAAAAAGGTAAGATTACAATAAAAGATATTATTCGTTTACTTGTGCTTTTGGTTGCATTCGCCGTGTTATTATATCCGACATACAGCAGATACTTGAATGAAAAGAATGGTTCAAAAGTAGTATCTGAATATGATGAGAAAAGTGTAAAGTTAAGTCATGCAGAAAAGGAACAGATGCTTGCGGATGCAAGAGCATACAATCAGGAAATGTTGGGAAACATTGATTTGATTGATCCATTTTCCCAAACGGAACCAGAAGTAGATGAACGATACGAGAGTCTGTTGAATGTGGAAGGTTCTGGCATGATGGGATATGTAAAGATACCGAAAATCAACGTGGAACTTCCGATTTACCATGGAACCTCTGAATCTGTCTTACAGGCGGGAGTTGGTCATTTTCAGGGGACATCCCTGCCAGTTGGTGGAGACAGTACACATACTGTGCTGACAGGACACAGAGGACTACCAGATAAAACATTGTTCACCAATATGGATAAAATGGAAGTAGGAGATATTTTTTATATTAAAGTATTGGACGCAACACTGGCTTATGAAGTAGACCAGATTTTAACAGTATTGCCGGAAGATACAGAAGCGTTGTCGATTGTACCGGGGCAGGATTATGCAACACTTGTTACCTGCACACCTTTTGCAATCAATACACATCGACTTTTAGTGCGTGGACATCGTATTCCGTATGAAGAAGCAAATAAAAAAGAACCGGATACGGAGATTAAACCAGAATTGTCATTTACAACTAAAGTTTTGATTGTAACCATTATTGTTATATTCATGGGACTGGTAGGAGCCATTATTTATTACATCAAAGACAGAAAGAGGAGGAAGCAAAGTGATAAAAAAGATGAGAAAAATTAAACTTTTTTGGGGTATTGCACTTACATTTTTTCTGTTCAGTAATACGTTACTTTTTCCTGTGATATCGGTATATGCTCAACCACGAACGGGAAATATTGAAATTGATTTTGAAGGAAGAACAGATGACAGGGAAAATATTCTGCTTTCAGGAGCAAAGTTTGAACTCTTTCCTGTTCAATATATGGATAATGATGTTATGGTGTGGCGTGATGAGTTTGCAAAATGCGGAATTTCTTTAGATGATAGCAGTTCAGAAGCGAGGGCTGAGCAAGCGAAGGCATTATTTGATTATGCAAAAGCAAATAATATGACAGGAATTATTCACGAAACAGATGAAAAAGGACATGCTCATTTTCTGGACCTGGCAGAAGGAATGTATCTTCTTGTAGAAATAGGAAATGTAGATAGTGGCTTAGATGAGTTTGACTCAGCTCCATTCCTTGTAAAAATTCCTTCAGAAGTGGGTGGGAAATTCGAATATGATGTTGATGTAGAACCGAAAGCAAGATGGGTGTCTCATGATGGCGAGCCAGTAGGTCCAGACGAGCCAGAAAATCCGCCAAAAGATCTGCCGGATAATCCCCCAAATTCGACTCCAACACAGACGCCAACTCCTGATAATACACCTAATCCTATTCAAAAAATTATAAATATTGTTAAAACAGGGGATTCGACGAACGTGTTGCTATTGATTGGTGTAACAGTGGCGAGCTTAGGTGTTATTATTTTGAGCATTAGAAAGAAAAGAGATACTAAGTAGTAAAACTATAGATTTTGAAAAAGACCATCATAGTAATATATGAGCTTTGATGGTCTTTATATTTGCTTATTATATTTGAGAAAATCGTTTCTATGCTCCTGTCTTCTGAACTGGTAGCCTTGTGAGTTGAGTGTATCAACTTTCAGGGCAATCAGGTTGATATCAGAGTGCATGGCTTTGGCAATCTGCTGAATATCATATCCATTTTTTATGTACTCAATAATCGTATCGTCCGGGAGAGAAGCCTGTGCTGCAAAAACATTGGCTTCATATTCCATCCGGTTCTCACGCATATCAAAAATATTAAATTCCTGAAATCCTCCAGTCAAAGCAGCTTCCTGTCGATGAAGCATGTCATGCCCGATCTCATGCCAGAGGACGATCTGTTCAATTACCGGGTGCAAACCATTCTGAAGAAAAATAAAGCGGTTCTTCAGGATAACTTTGTATGCTCCACGTTGCTTTTTAAAATCCCGGTAGAGAATATTGATGCCAAGTTCCTCGGCAACTCTGTATGGATCACGAGTACCACATTTCTTAATCAGTTTATTCACGATTGTGACAATCTCATCTTGTGTGTAATATCCCACAACGGTTCACCTCCTTGTAGTGCCATTATAACGGATAGTTCCACTATCCC
This Ruminococcus hominis DNA region includes the following protein-coding sequences:
- a CDS encoding class C sortase; the encoded protein is MKSKKKGKITIKDIIRLLVLLVAFAVLLYPTYSRYLNEKNGSKVVSEYDEKSVKLSHAEKEQMLADARAYNQEMLGNIDLIDPFSQTEPEVDERYESLLNVEGSGMMGYVKIPKINVELPIYHGTSESVLQAGVGHFQGTSLPVGGDSTHTVLTGHRGLPDKTLFTNMDKMEVGDIFYIKVLDATLAYEVDQILTVLPEDTEALSIVPGQDYATLVTCTPFAINTHRLLVRGHRIPYEEANKKEPDTEIKPELSFTTKVLIVTIIVIFMGLVGAIIYYIKDRKRRKQSDKKDEKN
- a CDS encoding ImmA/IrrE family metallo-endopeptidase, yielding MGYYTQDEIVTIVNKLIKKCGTRDPYRVAEELGINILYRDFKKQRGAYKVILKNRFIFLQNGLHPVIEQIVLWHEIGHDMLHRQEAALTGGFQEFNIFDMRENRMEYEANVFAAQASLPDDTIIEYIKNGYDIQQIAKAMHSDINLIALKVDTLNSQGYQFRRQEHRNDFLKYNKQI
- a CDS encoding LPXTG cell wall anchor domain-containing protein, with protein sequence MIKKMRKIKLFWGIALTFFLFSNTLLFPVISVYAQPRTGNIEIDFEGRTDDRENILLSGAKFELFPVQYMDNDVMVWRDEFAKCGISLDDSSSEARAEQAKALFDYAKANNMTGIIHETDEKGHAHFLDLAEGMYLLVEIGNVDSGLDEFDSAPFLVKIPSEVGGKFEYDVDVEPKARWVSHDGEPVGPDEPENPPKDLPDNPPNSTPTQTPTPDNTPNPIQKIINIVKTGDSTNVLLLIGVTVASLGVIILSIRKKRDTK